One segment of Streptomyces sp. XD-27 DNA contains the following:
- a CDS encoding ATP-grasp domain-containing protein, whose product MDETLALDVHDPEACRAWARTVRPSVDAVLTIRELSVLPTAVIARELGLAGNAPEAVVRIRNKDECRRRLREAGLPQPATALCRSAAEAEDFIRRTPPGPWVVKPRDGLASIGVSRIDEPGRLPDALARFGAPPPAMGDLPLSPYFLVETYVSGDEYSAEGVVVGGVPQVLALTRKTVTDDFVELGQRVPSGLDEKTSGEAADAVSRALTAVGLTHGIFHAEFWVTRDGIVLGELHDRGGGDFIHALVEHTRPGLELYGTLIDDLLGRPPAPVPAPAGSARAEFLLAPPGTLRAVDGWDELAAHPAVQAAHLQVAPGDVIGQAKDSYTRSAVFVTRADDGPDRVDELTADLAARVTFRVTSETG is encoded by the coding sequence ATGGACGAGACCCTGGCCCTGGACGTCCACGACCCCGAGGCATGCCGTGCCTGGGCCCGCACGGTCCGGCCCTCCGTCGACGCGGTGCTGACCATCCGGGAGCTGTCCGTGCTGCCCACCGCGGTCATCGCCCGGGAACTGGGGCTGGCGGGCAACGCCCCCGAGGCGGTGGTCCGCATCCGGAACAAGGACGAGTGCCGCCGGCGTCTGCGCGAGGCGGGCCTTCCGCAACCCGCCACCGCCCTGTGCCGCAGCGCCGCCGAGGCCGAGGACTTCATCCGCCGCACCCCGCCGGGGCCCTGGGTCGTCAAGCCCCGTGACGGACTCGCCAGCATCGGCGTGTCCCGCATCGACGAGCCCGGCCGGCTGCCGGACGCGCTGGCGAGGTTCGGCGCTCCGCCACCCGCAATGGGCGACCTGCCGCTCTCCCCGTACTTCCTGGTGGAGACCTACGTCAGCGGTGACGAGTACTCCGCCGAAGGCGTCGTGGTCGGCGGCGTGCCCCAGGTGCTGGCACTGACGCGCAAGACCGTCACCGACGACTTCGTCGAACTGGGACAGCGGGTGCCCTCCGGGCTGGACGAGAAGACGTCGGGCGAGGCCGCCGACGCCGTCAGCCGGGCACTGACCGCGGTCGGCCTCACCCATGGCATCTTTCACGCCGAATTCTGGGTGACGCGGGACGGCATCGTCCTGGGCGAGCTCCACGACCGCGGTGGCGGGGACTTCATCCACGCGCTGGTCGAGCACACCCGCCCCGGACTGGAGCTGTACGGCACGCTGATCGACGACCTGCTCGGACGTCCCCCGGCTCCGGTCCCCGCACCGGCGGGCTCCGCGCGCGCCGAGTTCCTGCTCGCCCCGCCGGGCACGCTGCGCGCCGTCGACGGGTGGGACGAACTGGCCGCGCACCCCGCCGTCCAGGCGGCCCACCTCCAGGTGGCCCCCGGCGACGTCATCGGGCAGGCCAAGGACTCCTACACACGCTCCGCCGTCTTCGTCACGCGCGCCGACGACGGCCCCGACCGCGTCGACGAACTCACCGCCGACCTGGCCGCCCGCGTGACCTTCCGGGTCACGTCCGAAACCGGCTGA
- a CDS encoding aldehyde dehydrogenase family protein: protein MPETSADTASDACLPLTDPRTGRPRDPAPVSGTGRVAAAVAAARAALPGWAGLTTAERSRRLLRLASLMEDHAQDYLRAEQAGTGKPAAELTGEIEQCIDLVRFYAGAVRADLTPASGHRLPGRESWVRWEPLGVVAAIVPWNYPLMMAVWRFAPALAAGNTVILKPAETTPDSALLVAAHAREALGPDVLAALPGGRATGRSLVMSRGVDGIAFTGSRAAGLDVVARAGLRRVSLELGGNAAAVVLPDAPAYTYERLVGASTYNAGQSCAAPARVLTLRESYEEVVAGLAAAMAGRRAGADFGPLNNPDQVKRLDAILEASDAGVRKVSPLSLGEGEEDGYWRPGMVLADVPDDDPAVREEVFGPVLTVQALDDTDALLRAANGVPHALAASVWGRDTAAVLRLATRLDAGEVWVNCHLEQTGELPHGGRKESGHGTDLSVLALTEYQRPKTVTVNVE, encoded by the coding sequence ATGCCGGAGACTTCAGCGGACACCGCATCGGACGCCTGCTTACCTCTCACCGACCCCAGGACCGGCCGCCCCAGGGACCCCGCCCCCGTCAGTGGGACGGGCCGCGTCGCCGCCGCGGTCGCGGCCGCCCGCGCGGCGCTGCCCGGCTGGGCCGGGCTGACGACCGCCGAACGGTCGCGCCGACTGCTCAGGCTCGCCTCTCTCATGGAGGACCACGCACAGGACTACCTCCGCGCGGAGCAGGCCGGCACCGGAAAGCCGGCCGCCGAGCTCACCGGCGAGATCGAGCAGTGCATCGATCTCGTCCGGTTCTACGCGGGCGCCGTACGGGCGGATCTCACACCCGCGAGCGGGCACCGGCTGCCCGGCCGGGAGAGCTGGGTGCGCTGGGAGCCCCTGGGAGTCGTCGCCGCGATCGTGCCGTGGAACTACCCGCTGATGATGGCGGTGTGGCGGTTCGCCCCCGCTCTCGCGGCGGGCAACACCGTCATTCTGAAACCGGCGGAGACGACCCCGGACAGCGCCCTGCTCGTGGCGGCGCACGCCCGCGAGGCGCTGGGACCGGACGTCCTCGCCGCGCTGCCCGGCGGCCGGGCCACCGGCCGGTCGCTCGTCATGAGCCGCGGCGTGGACGGCATCGCCTTCACCGGCAGCCGGGCCGCGGGCCTGGACGTCGTCGCCCGCGCGGGGCTGCGCCGGGTGAGTCTGGAGCTCGGCGGCAACGCGGCGGCGGTGGTGCTGCCGGACGCGCCCGCGTACACGTACGAGCGACTGGTCGGGGCCTCGACGTACAACGCGGGCCAGAGCTGCGCCGCCCCGGCCCGGGTGCTGACGCTGCGCGAGTCGTACGAGGAGGTCGTGGCGGGGCTGGCGGCCGCCATGGCCGGCCGCCGGGCGGGCGCGGACTTCGGCCCGCTCAACAACCCCGACCAGGTCAAGCGCCTCGACGCCATCCTGGAGGCCAGCGACGCCGGCGTCCGGAAGGTGTCGCCGTTGAGCCTCGGGGAGGGCGAGGAGGACGGCTATTGGCGGCCGGGCATGGTGCTGGCCGACGTGCCGGACGACGATCCGGCCGTACGTGAGGAGGTCTTCGGGCCGGTGCTGACGGTGCAGGCCCTGGACGACACCGACGCGCTGCTCAGGGCGGCCAACGGTGTGCCGCACGCCCTGGCCGCCAGCGTGTGGGGCCGTGACACCGCCGCCGTACTGCGGCTGGCCACCCGGCTCGACGCCGGCGAGGTGTGGGTCAACTGCCATCTGGAGCAGACCGGCGAGCTGCCGCACGGCGGCCGCAAGGAGTCCGGGCACGGAACGGACCTGAGCGTGCTGGCCCTGACCGAGTATCAGCGGCCCAAGACCGTCACCGTCAACGTGGAGTAG
- a CDS encoding trans-aconitate 2-methyltransferase: MDPSLSNLLYESPELYEEVYPDTETAIPAMCVRLIGEHGTVPERSLLDIGCGTGRHAEYFTRAGFDCVGVDYQDAMVAYARKRRPGLDFHTGDMRALRLGRTFAAITCLGWALSNIHTNDDLDRTVETFAAHSVPGTLLILHVPNAIATPDGHALQQRFTIDTPGLTATADARYRLDRRNQLLVRTREWRIGDRPPQRDHVRFRLTFPKEIEHYLGGHGFRVLGMYDNTRAADSDLTGPALYVLARFAPEAPGSGTGRAATATPR; the protein is encoded by the coding sequence ATGGATCCGTCGCTGAGCAATCTGCTGTACGAGAGTCCGGAGCTGTACGAGGAGGTCTATCCGGACACCGAAACCGCCATTCCCGCCATGTGCGTGCGGTTGATCGGCGAACACGGCACCGTACCGGAACGCTCCCTGCTCGACATCGGCTGCGGTACGGGCCGCCATGCGGAGTACTTCACCCGGGCGGGCTTCGACTGCGTCGGCGTCGACTACCAGGACGCCATGGTCGCCTACGCCCGCAAGCGCCGTCCCGGACTCGACTTCCACACCGGCGACATGCGCGCACTCCGGCTCGGCCGGACGTTCGCCGCGATCACCTGCCTGGGCTGGGCGCTGTCCAACATCCACACCAACGATGACCTCGACCGGACCGTGGAGACCTTCGCCGCGCACTCCGTGCCGGGCACGCTGTTGATCCTGCACGTGCCCAATGCGATCGCCACACCGGACGGCCACGCCCTGCAGCAGCGTTTCACCATCGACACGCCGGGGCTCACCGCCACCGCGGACGCGCGGTACCGCCTCGACCGCCGCAACCAGCTCCTGGTCCGCACCCGTGAATGGCGCATCGGCGATCGACCGCCGCAGCGCGACCACGTCAGGTTCCGGCTGACGTTCCCCAAGGAGATCGAGCACTATCTCGGCGGTCACGGCTTCCGGGTCCTCGGCATGTACGACAACACCCGGGCCGCCGACAGCGACCTGACCGGCCCCGCGCTGTACGTGCTGGCACGCTTCGCGCCGGAGGCACCCGGGAGCGGGACCGGCCGGGCGGCGACCGCTACTCCACGTTGA
- a CDS encoding ATP-grasp domain-containing protein — translation MVRRISEQARRRTRVIGADRPALLDGAPEEHLALFDEVVPLDVQDATACREWALATRPDVGAVLTIRETSVLAAAEVTQALGLPGNAPEVVARVRTKDLCRQRLGEAGFPQPHSAVCRGLADAERFLEATGPGPWIVKPRAGLGSIGVSRIDHRGELAAAVDGLWGGLSPKASLPPASSFLIETYVTGEEYSAEGVVVGGVPHVLALTHKQITDGFLSTSQRVPSGLAPDVAADAEDTVARALKALGVTHGIFHVELWLTPSGVVLGEFHVRTAGDYIHALVEHTRPGLELFGACVDDALGRAPTPFPDPVGSARVEFLFAPAGTLRAVHGWDELAGHPAVRIADLNVAPGDVVPAVKDAFTRSAVFVVGADSPGDADALATGLASRVVFDARPAEPGGPMARDREGTWIRR, via the coding sequence ATGGTCCGGCGGATCAGCGAACAGGCCCGCCGGCGGACCCGGGTGATCGGCGCCGACAGACCGGCGCTGCTCGACGGAGCGCCGGAGGAGCATCTCGCCCTGTTCGACGAGGTGGTGCCGCTCGACGTGCAGGACGCCACGGCGTGCCGGGAGTGGGCGCTTGCCACCCGGCCCGATGTCGGCGCCGTCCTCACGATCCGGGAGACCTCCGTCCTGGCCGCCGCCGAGGTGACTCAGGCGCTGGGTCTGCCGGGCAACGCCCCGGAGGTGGTGGCCCGTGTCCGTACCAAGGACCTGTGCCGGCAGCGGCTGGGCGAGGCCGGGTTCCCGCAGCCGCACAGTGCCGTGTGCCGCGGCCTCGCCGACGCCGAACGGTTCCTGGAGGCCACCGGGCCGGGGCCCTGGATCGTCAAGCCGCGCGCGGGCCTGGGCAGCATCGGCGTCTCACGCATCGATCACCGCGGGGAGCTGGCCGCGGCCGTCGACGGGCTGTGGGGCGGGCTGTCCCCCAAGGCATCGCTGCCCCCCGCGAGCTCCTTCCTGATCGAGACCTACGTCACCGGCGAGGAGTACTCCGCCGAAGGCGTCGTGGTGGGCGGCGTCCCCCACGTCCTGGCCCTGACCCACAAGCAGATCACCGACGGCTTCCTCTCGACGAGCCAGCGGGTGCCCTCAGGGCTCGCGCCGGACGTGGCGGCGGACGCCGAGGACACCGTGGCGCGGGCGCTGAAAGCGCTCGGAGTCACCCACGGCATCTTCCACGTCGAGCTGTGGCTGACGCCGTCGGGGGTGGTGCTCGGCGAGTTCCACGTCCGGACGGCCGGCGACTACATCCACGCCCTGGTGGAACACACCCGGCCCGGCCTGGAGTTGTTCGGCGCCTGCGTCGACGACGCGCTCGGCCGTGCCCCCACACCGTTCCCCGACCCCGTCGGCTCGGCACGCGTCGAATTCCTCTTCGCTCCCGCGGGCACGCTGCGCGCCGTCCACGGCTGGGACGAACTGGCGGGCCACCCCGCCGTGCGGATCGCCGATCTGAACGTGGCCCCCGGTGACGTCGTCCCGGCGGTCAAGGACGCCTTCACCCGCTCGGCCGTCTTCGTCGTCGGCGCCGACAGCCCCGGCGACGCCGACGCGCTGGCCACCGGCCTCGCCTCCCGCGTCGTCTTCGACGCCCGCCCCGCCGAGCCCGGAGGGCCGATGGCCCGTGACCGGGAGGGAACATGGATCCGTCGCTGA
- a CDS encoding DUF3050 domain-containing protein, protein MATSRYHTAVSHPGLTDLRNRIAPARTSVIGHDMYRSVTTEAAARVFMEHHVFAVWDFMSLLTSLQRELTCVEVPWLPQGPVASRRLINEITLVEESDELGDGYLSHFELYRMAMGDLGADTAPVDAFLDALRDGLPVVKALETARVPQASADFVTSTWTVLETAPLHCRAAVFAFGREDLIPEMFEQVVRIEDPHGRLARFKDYLDRHIEVDADEHTPMAMHMLVDLCGDDAGKWADCARSVQVTLHARHRLWTAVHSAITSDAGRT, encoded by the coding sequence ATGGCGACCTCGCGGTACCACACCGCCGTCTCACACCCGGGGCTGACCGACCTCAGGAACCGGATCGCACCCGCCCGCACGAGCGTCATCGGCCACGACATGTACCGCTCCGTCACGACCGAGGCGGCCGCGCGGGTCTTCATGGAGCACCACGTCTTCGCCGTGTGGGACTTCATGTCCCTGCTGACGTCGCTGCAACGCGAGCTGACGTGCGTCGAGGTGCCCTGGTTGCCCCAGGGGCCGGTGGCCAGCCGACGGCTGATCAACGAGATCACGCTGGTGGAGGAGAGCGACGAGCTGGGGGACGGCTACCTCAGCCACTTCGAGCTGTACCGCATGGCGATGGGTGACCTCGGTGCCGACACCGCCCCCGTCGACGCCTTCCTCGACGCCCTGCGCGACGGGCTGCCGGTGGTGAAGGCCCTGGAGACGGCGCGCGTGCCGCAGGCGTCGGCCGACTTCGTCACCAGCACCTGGACCGTGCTGGAGACCGCCCCGTTGCACTGCCGGGCCGCGGTCTTCGCCTTCGGCCGCGAGGACCTGATCCCGGAGATGTTCGAGCAGGTCGTCCGGATCGAGGACCCGCACGGCAGGCTGGCGCGCTTCAAGGACTACCTGGATCGCCACATCGAGGTCGACGCGGACGAGCACACGCCCATGGCGATGCACATGCTCGTCGACCTGTGCGGTGACGACGCCGGGAAGTGGGCCGACTGCGCCCGGTCCGTGCAGGTCACCCTGCACGCCCGGCACCGGCTGTGGACGGCCGTCCACAGCGCGATCACCTCCGATGCCGGGCGTACCTGA
- a CDS encoding cupin domain-containing protein, translating into MTSQPAVQDELSIVRWADAAIGTDATSLHVPHGERPVAMHGADATGVGLVGNGTIGADVIRLPAGKGFPPHTHPGHHVLVVLAGRGTITYNGRVHPTEAGEIYIVEGAVSHAVGAITDHVILAIGAPHMPVDSEGRMDVVVYEEVLSPIGNLHCLICDGKSRLPSYLHDVGCAHCPCHACAGAEGTRSGTPPKER; encoded by the coding sequence ATGACCTCGCAGCCCGCGGTGCAGGACGAGCTCAGCATCGTCCGGTGGGCCGACGCCGCGATCGGCACCGACGCCACCTCCCTGCACGTCCCGCACGGCGAGCGGCCCGTGGCCATGCACGGCGCCGACGCGACCGGCGTGGGACTGGTCGGCAACGGGACCATCGGAGCCGATGTGATCCGGCTGCCCGCCGGCAAGGGCTTCCCGCCGCACACCCATCCCGGCCACCACGTTCTGGTGGTCCTGGCCGGGAGGGGCACCATCACCTACAACGGCCGCGTCCATCCCACCGAGGCGGGGGAGATCTACATCGTCGAAGGGGCCGTCTCGCACGCGGTCGGGGCGATCACCGATCACGTGATCCTGGCCATCGGCGCTCCGCACATGCCGGTCGACTCCGAGGGCCGGATGGACGTCGTGGTCTACGAGGAGGTGCTCAGCCCGATCGGGAATCTGCACTGCCTGATCTGCGACGGCAAGTCCCGGCTGCCCTCCTATCTGCATGACGTCGGCTGTGCCCACTGCCCGTGCCACGCCTGCGCCGGAGCCGAGGGCACGCGCAGCGGCACCCCGCCGAAGGAGCGATGA
- a CDS encoding Rieske 2Fe-2S domain-containing protein, translated as MSSSKDVFTVQLGDRAVTVPARCPHRGAPLAQGVVDGAFLECPWHGATFDLRTGKRLRGPVCSDLAVTVDGCPGQGEGRARPHRTEKGSRTDTASRGEDRT; from the coding sequence TTGAGCAGCAGCAAGGACGTGTTCACGGTACAGCTGGGCGATCGCGCCGTCACCGTGCCGGCACGCTGCCCGCACCGCGGTGCCCCGCTGGCGCAAGGAGTCGTCGACGGCGCCTTCCTGGAGTGCCCCTGGCACGGGGCCACCTTCGACCTGCGCACCGGCAAGCGGCTGCGCGGGCCGGTCTGTTCCGACCTGGCGGTCACCGTCGACGGCTGCCCGGGCCAGGGCGAAGGCCGGGCCCGGCCCCACCGCACCGAGAAGGGTTCTCGTACCGACACCGCTTCACGAGGAGAAGATCGCACGTGA
- a CDS encoding ketopantoate reductase family protein, whose product MRYIIIGAGAIGGAIGARLHQSGQEVVLVARGEHHAALRERGLTLQAPDGSHTLRIPVVRGPEEIELRGDDVFFLAVKTQDTASILAAWAARPVSGGGSASRLPLVCLQNGVESERMALRHFRHVYAACVVLPAAFLTPGVVRTWCGPRTGALVLGCFPEGSDETVQRIADDLRGSTFRTLVADDAMRWKYGKLLGNLANAVDALCGRAADGQLQELIAGARAEAVEVLKRSGIAYAEPEELAELRRGAVDEVTGTAAEPGHSSTWQSLRRGSGSAEVDYLNGEIAMLGRACGVPTPVNEALQQLVNTWARERREPGGLAPSRLAELLAHTAVPVRQGSG is encoded by the coding sequence ATGCGATACATCATCATCGGTGCCGGCGCCATCGGCGGCGCGATCGGCGCCCGCCTCCACCAGTCCGGGCAGGAGGTCGTCCTCGTGGCCCGCGGCGAGCACCACGCGGCGCTGCGCGAACGCGGGCTGACACTCCAGGCGCCCGACGGGAGCCACACCCTCCGCATCCCCGTGGTACGGGGGCCCGAAGAGATCGAACTGCGCGGCGACGACGTGTTCTTCCTGGCCGTCAAGACGCAGGACACGGCGTCCATACTCGCCGCCTGGGCGGCCCGCCCGGTCTCGGGAGGCGGTTCCGCCTCCCGCCTGCCGCTGGTATGCCTTCAAAACGGGGTGGAGAGTGAGCGGATGGCGCTGCGTCACTTCCGGCACGTGTACGCCGCCTGCGTCGTCCTGCCCGCCGCCTTCCTCACACCGGGCGTCGTCCGGACGTGGTGCGGCCCCCGCACGGGCGCCCTGGTCCTGGGGTGTTTCCCCGAGGGCAGCGACGAGACCGTCCAGCGCATCGCCGACGACCTGCGCGGCTCCACCTTCCGCACCCTGGTCGCGGACGACGCGATGCGCTGGAAGTACGGCAAACTCCTCGGCAACCTGGCCAACGCCGTGGACGCGCTGTGCGGCCGGGCGGCGGACGGACAGCTCCAGGAACTGATCGCCGGGGCCAGGGCCGAGGCGGTCGAGGTCCTGAAGCGCTCGGGCATCGCCTACGCGGAACCGGAGGAGCTGGCCGAGCTGCGCCGCGGGGCCGTGGACGAGGTGACGGGCACCGCCGCCGAACCGGGGCACAGCTCCACGTGGCAGAGCCTGCGGCGCGGCAGCGGCTCCGCCGAGGTCGACTACCTGAACGGTGAGATCGCCATGCTGGGCCGGGCGTGCGGGGTCCCGACCCCGGTGAACGAAGCGCTGCAACAGCTGGTGAACACCTGGGCGCGGGAGCGCCGTGAGCCCGGCGGCCTCGCCCCGTCCCGCCTCGCCGAACTCCTGGCACACACGGCAGTCCCCGTTCGACAGGGCTCCGGCTGA
- a CDS encoding cytochrome P450: MATEARSAALPPNAAPAGRPVPEVDSALVERWRSDGGELVDLLALARERLGGIAAFRLGPRPTVLVTEPRAVQHVLARHPDRYVKRSHRARLLIGDGVLAATGEAWKRQRRLLQSQFTGTGMRRYEKRISEAARSTAERWAEYARTGQMLDVGEEMRRFALDTIWRSLTGYPLDGETAHELTAVGTVVAALPTLPADAVDAEEAVAADLSRIDAVARRAIGAARRGAAGPDGPGLLHVLLDAATERPEYTDRLIRDELITLLVAGHETTATTLTWFYLLLDRHPAAREQALAAGDEGSPQRREAIQALVNETLRLYPSAWILPRHAVEDDTLAGYAIEAGTDVLVCPYLVHRDPELWPDPERFDPRRFTTPGSRPTPPGAYLPFGIGPRACLGLQFALRESTLLLEHLLPAHTLTFRSTPTKAAYSLTVRPDGPTPATLAAERA; the protein is encoded by the coding sequence GTGGCCACCGAAGCCCGTTCCGCCGCCCTCCCGCCGAACGCTGCTCCAGCTGGTCGGCCGGTCCCCGAGGTGGACTCCGCCCTCGTGGAGCGGTGGCGCTCCGACGGCGGGGAGCTGGTCGATCTGCTGGCCCTGGCGCGCGAGCGGCTCGGCGGTATCGCCGCGTTCCGCCTCGGGCCGCGCCCCACGGTCCTGGTCACGGAGCCCCGGGCCGTCCAACACGTGCTCGCCCGGCACCCGGACCGGTACGTCAAGCGCTCCCACCGCGCCCGCCTGCTGATCGGCGACGGCGTCCTCGCCGCCACCGGCGAGGCATGGAAGCGGCAACGGCGCCTGTTGCAGTCCCAGTTCACCGGCACCGGGATGCGCCGCTACGAAAAGCGGATCAGCGAGGCCGCCCGGAGCACCGCCGAGCGCTGGGCCGAGTACGCCCGCACCGGGCAGATGCTCGACGTCGGCGAGGAGATGCGCCGCTTCGCCCTGGACACCATCTGGCGCTCCCTCACCGGATACCCCCTCGATGGCGAGACCGCGCACGAACTGACCGCCGTAGGAACCGTGGTGGCGGCCCTGCCGACCCTGCCCGCCGACGCCGTCGACGCCGAGGAGGCCGTCGCCGCCGACCTGTCCAGGATCGACGCGGTCGCCCGGCGCGCCATCGGGGCCGCCCGCCGCGGCGCTGCCGGTCCCGACGGCCCGGGCCTGCTGCACGTCCTGCTCGACGCGGCCACCGAGCGCCCCGAGTACACCGACCGGCTGATCCGCGACGAACTGATCACGCTGCTGGTCGCCGGCCACGAGACCACCGCCACCACCTTGACCTGGTTCTACTTGCTCCTCGACCGCCACCCCGCGGCCCGCGAACAGGCCCTCGCCGCCGGCGACGAAGGCTCACCGCAGCGCCGGGAAGCCATCCAGGCCCTGGTCAACGAGACGCTCCGGCTCTACCCGTCCGCCTGGATCCTGCCCCGGCACGCCGTCGAGGACGACACCCTGGCCGGCTACGCCATCGAGGCGGGCACCGATGTCCTGGTCTGCCCCTACCTCGTACACCGGGACCCTGAGCTGTGGCCGGATCCCGAGCGTTTCGACCCGCGGCGCTTCACCACTCCGGGCAGCCGCCCCACCCCGCCAGGCGCCTACCTGCCTTTCGGTATCGGCCCCCGCGCCTGCCTGGGCCTGCAGTTCGCCCTCCGCGAGTCGACCCTTCTCCTCGAACACCTGCTGCCCGCCCACACCCTGACCTTCCGCTCCACCCCCACCAAGGCCGCCTACAGCCTCACCGTCCGCCCGGACGGCCCGACCCCCGCCACCCTCGCCGCCGAGCGGGCCTGA